Part of the Mauremys mutica isolate MM-2020 ecotype Southern chromosome 1, ASM2049712v1, whole genome shotgun sequence genome is shown below.
GCAGACAGGGAAAGAAAGGCACTTGCTAGAGTGTCTCCGTTGTCCAGCCTGTTTACATCCAGATGCCACGTCTCCCCTAGAGGCTGAGCGAACcccactgggattgcacagagctatattataaacagTGCACACCCCTGTCAGCTCTCGGTGTGGGatgttgctgcagatgctggagtgagagaggtttgggacacggctacctgagggggTTTCCCAGGGAAGACACGTCCATCTCAGAATCCACAGGTACCCATGTCTTGCTGTTCGACAAACCCAGTGCAATATGGGTGTGATGGGATAGAGAATAGGTCTGGGGTCCTTTCCACTCTGCTAAGCCATGAAACATCCCAGGGCCCTTGCCAGAGGAGATGAGTTTGCTCCAGTATCATGGGCCAAAATGTGCCTCTTTGCTGTGTCTCACCTCCCTGGCTGATGGCCTCTAGCCCCAGCGTGGCTGTGTTTCATTGGCACAGTGCATACGTCATGGTGAAAGGTGTTCGTAGATGCCCAAGTCAAGGCCAAATTCAGAGGCTGTGACCAGTCGATTGCTCTGGCCCCATTGGGGGAAAAATCCCCTTGGAGTGAGAAATGAGTAAAAATTAATCCTCCGACTCttcacctcctcctcttgcaaTGTAGGTTTCTGGCTGCTAAtggggggtgggacggggaggaggaggagctgttaGCTGATGTTTATCTGCTGTAAAGCATGGACTCCTCCCTGGAACAGTTATATGAATTTTTCAACCTGGACAAGACATATCTTCTCCTAGCTTCATTTGATAAATCGGCCCAACCATTCtgcctgaaactttcaaaatGCAATTAATCCAGATGTAGACACCCAGCAtgagaaatttcagtccaaatggtAAATGTTTGGCAAacctataagcaactgaaaatgtgcTTTCCAAATTGAAGGTGTCAGATAGTCTTAACTAACGGTGGTGCCAGCAATACCTGTAATGGTCAATCCATTTCTGCATCCCATTCAGATAAGCTCTTTGCTTCAACAATGTCTGTGgcaaggagatccacaagccaaacgTGTATTATTTATCAATGGAattgaatgttcccttgttcAAGTGTTGTGAGGGACAGTACATAGaaatgcctgatctactttctttatctATAGATTCATaggatttaaggccagaagggaccgtctGATCATCCAACCTGAATTCCTGTATGACACAGGTCATTAAATTTCACCgtttacccctgtattgagctcaataacttgtgtttgactaaacctggtctacactaggattttacatcatgAAATCAGAGAGCCACAGGgtgagaagggaccgcaagggtcatctccTCTAACCTGCTGCCAAGATGCCGGATTTGTTCTGTCTAAATCATCGCAGagagatggctatccagcctcctttggaaaacctccagtgaaggagtttCCACAAGATCCTgaggcgtctgttccattgtcctcctgttcttacagttaggaagtttttttcctgagatttcatctaaatctgctatgctgcagTTTCAACCCAGCGCCTCTTGTCCTGCTTtcagtggcaagagagaacaacttttctccatcttttttatggcagcctttcaataTCTGAAAACCACTGTCATGTGgctccttaatctcctcttttccaaactaagcatacccagttccttcagcctttgctcataagGCTCGTATTCCATCCTTTCAATCATCCTTGTCTCTCacctctgaatcctttccaatttcCCTAAATCCTTCTTATACATTGGagacccaaactggacacagtactccaactgaggcctaaaCAGAAATGAGTAGAGAGGTtttatcacctcccatgacttgcatgctatgcatCTGGTAACGCAAcggaaaattgcatttgcttttatttcaatAGCAAAAAAATTGACATCCCTGAGAGATGCAGCTATATCAACCTAACACTGGTGTCGACAGCATGAGGTCTACCGAAGAATTcttcatcaacctagctaccatctctcagggaggtgggttaCCTACACTGACGGGGAACCCCTGCAATCGCGGTAAGTAGTGTCTACAGTGAAGCGCTACGGCAGTaccactgtagtgttttaagtgtagacaagcccacaagCAGATTTTCCAGAAACACATCCAGTCTGGATCTCCAGCAATCGtgagttggagaatccaccacttccctttgcaATTTATTCAAAAGTTTAATTATCCTCAGAGCTAAACATTGAGCCCTTATTTCCAattggaatttgtctggcttcagtctCCAGCCACTGGgccttgctctgcctttctccactagattacaGAGCCCTTTACTGCTCAAGGTTTTCTCCCCATGTAAGTTTCTGCTTGATCGTCTTTTGCATAAGATAAATAGATGAAGCTCCttaggtctctctctctatctgGCATTTTCTTCAGCCTCAAATCATTTTAgtggctcttttttggaccctctcgaatttttcaacatcctttttataATGTGGACCTCAGAACTGGATGCAATGTGCAAaggtaaaatccttcccctgctccaactcaccactcccctgtttatgtatccaAGCCGTAGTCTGTGGGTCTGGCCTGAATTCCCTGTTCTGAAAGAAAAATtttgcatttgactgtattaaaatattttttgtttgttacgGCACAGATCATCAAACACTCTAGCTCTATCAGtatgcctgccctggcctcctcACTGTAACCACTCTGACAATCTTGTGTGGTCTGCAAATTTTATGAGCAGTGATTTTCTATTTGCTTCCAGATccttcatgaaaatattgaatagcatcagacctagaactgatccctgcacaaccccactagaaacagccCTATTCACAGGCAATGACTCATTGACAATGGCTttctgagatctatcagttagacagatttttgtgcatttgacaTGTGCTCTAGTGATATTGTAGACTCTTCATATTTTTATctgaattttttcccctactgATGCAAATGCCTCAGAGAAATCAAAGTCTATTTCATCTGCGCAGTTTCCTTGATCAAGCAAACATGTCGTCTCATTAAAGGATGAAATTGGGCTTATTTGACAAGACTTGTTTTCCATACACCCTGTTGTTGCATGGCATTCATTATTCCtggcattttttttaactaatcccaTAGCAGCTTTTCTATTGTTTCCTAACTtcatcaaatctttttttaaaactttcctttttaaaaataggttataTTTAACACAGAACTCTCCTGTATttgcctcttcttcttcttcttcttcttcttttttggggggcgaggggggctttctgctgcctgattgtgtacttcttgTTTTGATTTAGGTGTATGGTTGATCGGTCAGttggtaactctggtgtttgtaactctaaggttctactgtagatgATGTTTAATATCCTCCTTGACAGCTAATGGACTGGAATGTATTTAATCATCTGTTGTGGTGATTCTatcaaatgcagaacaaaaagattTCTTGAACACATCTACCTTCTATGAATATTAAAAAGTTTCCTTTCTACCTTTAGGAATTGGCTTAAGTTGTCAGAGTGTAGacagagtgctaccggtgtggtgctctgctttctccaatattgatatcactcagctgcgtgcgtgtgttccctctgtgtgctgtccaagctctgtgcagatagctgacacagcagacccgacgagaacccccagtaaccacagagtccagtaagatgcaaagccacgtcggctaggtttattgcgacctcggacacaatgacAGTTCCccgtaggtttcttagcctaattcagggcatactacgagaaagtgcctcttggcaatggacccggctcagtcagtggcgggactttccactgccccctcggccggacaaagacaccgccccaggggtacattcttatacacagatacaaacaagttacacatcacacctgacgtattgaggggccacccctctacacagcaaggttcaacctttctacgtattaaggtgccgccttctaccttgtacatgttggttcgatcaaaacaactccatccatcattttacccttttgcccctgtcattgggatgggttggcctgtccttttattatctatggaatgtttcagtatagtgtattctagtgctgtgtttatacttcggtacgctaggtgaatatatgtttatgcaacatcagcccttttcttgccagcttctgtgaaccgaGCCGGCCTTCAGCTCGCAGCCTTACTTTGCTTTTTAGCTAAGTCTTgttcattactttagtttaggcctcaggcctcatactggcctttatcagggcctgcacttactacagctTAAATCTTTTCTAGCATTTCTTTCTATTTCTATTTCTAGGCCTATACCTTTTCTAATATTTCTATTTTCTTAATATACTTTCTATGGCtgaagcacagctgggactgcacggCCTCCTCTCCTCAAATACTGAGCAGATTCAGCAGCTCCACAGTGGCTGAAGCAGGAGAGCATTTGCTGTGTGGAGCTGCCATGGCCAcctgggaagatgtgatgtgagCTCTGCATGCTGAGCAagcaggaaggggagtttcaaaatTCCCAGTCCTTTAAAGAGGGAGGCGCTAAGGTGTTTACCTCAATGCAGGGCAGAGGAGTTGAAATTGTTGACCAGAGTGGTCAGGTTAGGTAATGTGGGACACCttccggaggccaattacagAGATAAAATCAAGCACAAGtttctacactggcacttcagtGACAAACCTGTTGAGTTAAAAGCCTTACAACTCTTGTCAAGGTGATTTTATAATTTCACTGAAACTGTGGAGTTCCGTCATCAAAAGTGGCTCTGTAGTGTATACACCTCCTCTGTTTCTTTGCCAAAAGCTCCTTTTTGGCAGAAaccttggcagtgtagacaaggcctaaagaaTAATGATGAATAGTGAGTAACCACACTTGCATTTACTGCTGGGGCCTATTAAAGGTTCCCCCACGACGATGTGTTGGAATTATTGAGGCAGGGATGGCCATAACATATGGAATTGGTATTACTAAGGTCATGTGTTCATAATTCATtaatctgaataatgaaaatatcACACAATATAATGTGTAAAATGCAACCAATCTGCTTCacccatgagaacagcctccaggagtgcatgtagtgtctcatattttaacattgtctctccatccaggcacTTGTACTGCAACCATCACCCTAGACCCTGGGTgcatacaggaagtcaggagaACATACGGTACGAGCAGGAGACACTgttctgcctcagagttggacaccttctccctCTCCATGTCGGATTCCAACAtaaccgacttcaccaacccctccatcttcatcctgctgggcattcctggcctggaggtggcacatgtctggatctccatccccttctgcaccatgtacgccatagccatcttggggaactgcatcatcctgttcattgtgaagacagagccgagcctccatgggcccatgtactatttcctctgcatgctggccatcaccgacctggtcctgtccacgtccatcctgcccaaaatgctgagcatcttctggttcaattccagggagatcgattttagtgcctgcctcacccagatgtacttcattcactgcatcttagggatggagtctgggatcctcgtagccatggctttggatcgctatgtggccatctgccatcccctgagataTTCCAACATCCTGACAAACCCCTTTGTGGCCAAGATTGtcctggccgtggtgctgcgtgGCGGCACGGTTGTACTGCCCTTCCCCATCCTGGCTAGCCAGAGGCCATATTGCACAACCAACATCATCCCCAAGCCATACTGCGTGCATATGGCcatggtgaagctggcctgcgccgaCACCCGCATCAGTAGTTACTACGACCTCTTTGTGCAATTCTGTGTGAACGGTCTGGATATGTTTTTTATCGCCCtgtcctatatccagatcctcagggccatcttcagcctccccacaaaggatgcccggctcaagacttttgggacctgcatctccCACCTCTTTGTTATTTTAGCCTTTTACATCCGTGGTCTCTTCTTCGCCCTCATGTACCAGTTTAGCCAGAATGTGCCTGGGCATTTCTATGCTCTCATTGCCAATGTATATCTCTTGCTTCCCCCCgtgctaaaccccatcatctatggagttaggaccaaacagatccaggacaggctgctccggctTTTTATTCATAAAGGGGCCTAAAGTTTTCTCAAGGTGCTCTTACTCTGAGACTGAGCTCCATGCAGAGTTCGCTGGTGACATGGTGCTGagccctcttccctgaatcactgacTGGAAAGTCAAAGTGACATTGATTTAATTAAATCCTTTCCTGgccttactgtgctgtgtcagagggagagagaggcataTATCTGTGTACAACTCACTACCTTACAGGATTGCAATGTTtgtaattgctggtaactggactCCTGGggccacctgccctcccccgccattcCCCAagatcctgccccctgccctgcctctttccacaaGGCCCGTCCCCCGGTCctggataacaccaggggaatgtcacaattACCCAGTCCATACCTCCTttgatgtggagaggacacaTGGCAACCTTtttaacctgagctgagatttacCAAGCCCTTGAACCAAAACAcatgttttaggtaaaatataaatcaaATGTGTTAACTACAGAAGATGAGTTTGAAATGATTATAAGCAGCAGCATAAAGATCAGAGTTAGttatgaaagaaacaaaaataaaaacaaaatacaatataaaaaaataaagtgctgatcaaaggggagaggctggctgaacgGCAACAAGCCAGCCTGGTtacattcggttgcacaatccaagcagcagtTTGCATGGCAGAGGCTGTGCAGgaccagcccaggagtgggggtctcacagcagagcagggtcaggctggctcccagagtcgaggagtGGAGTGACCTAGAAGATCACTGGTCCAgaaaacaccagaggggaatgtcccAGGGGCACCCCGGGCCAGATGTCCTAGATCTCTCTGAAGAGTCCCCCATAGAAGACTGCCCAGCTTCCAGTGATCAGACCTCTGACACACCTGTTGCCCCTCCACCTGGTCTTTGTCTCACTTCCCAGACAAAGTGTCAGTTGGTCGTATCCCCGTCCTGGGTCTCAGATGATGAATGGCAATGGCCATtacatatgtgcaggcagctggagccttCTCACTTGCCCTCGAGGGTCTCAGCAAaagtcacacacccttattctcactgttaggatatagatattcaggcctgtctgcaaaggcctagactttaagaatgtaggtgtattcttatcactttgCTAGTTATAGAGCTatgaaagaaagaatcaaaatcactgtctgtggaatggccttctctgactgtgacaggctaaggccgtcagctaagatgtagttaggcagccataagctgggaagtgtctggtcacatcctcacatcccaaacccgtcacactgaaataagatgctattgggctgttaggaatacaatcctgtcctgatattccatcacctccagagaaagggaagagcctagaagatgtaaaaagaaacttagtttgatagcagcctgtctggcaagaactcacttatcaataggacacagctggggaaccCTTCTGTCTGtacagatgtagttgtgaaatcctcacttctgtattgttttgtatgtttatttgcatggtctctgtttggttctgtgattgtttctgtcgcTATATAactaattttgttgggtgtaaaccagtgAAGGTGGtgaaatataattggttaaataaccatgttacaatgtgttaggattggttagttacatttcagtaaaatgattggttaaggaacaGCTAAGccaaactcaggttttactatatagtctgcagtcaatcaggaagttgcgggggggaattaaaatcatgtcttgctaaaggggaaaataagggaacaggggatgggaacaggaacagggccacaggcaaggctctgtggtgtcagagctgggaagggggacactgagaaaggaaactggaatcatgcttgctggaagttcaccccaataaacatcgaattgtttgcgcctttggacttcgggtattgttgctctctgttcatgcgagaaggaccagggaagtgagagggcgAAGGATTAAGCCCCCTAACACTCACCAACAAACATTCCTGAAatacatagggaaactgaggtacacccaGTATTCAAGCAACATAATAAGAATCACATAGGTTCACATGCAAGATAACAAGGGAAaactcccactttgtcacaaacTCCATGCTCAAATGATAACAAGATAGCAATAGGGATACACTACCGACCATGCGACCAGGATCGTGATAATGACTGTGACATGTTCAGGGAGGCTAGAgagactataaaaataaaaaactgaataataatgggggatttcaacaatccctatattgactgggtacatgtcacctcaggacttgatgcagagagaaagtttcttgacAACTTAAagaactgcttcttggagcagctattCCTGCAACCCACAAATGGAGACAcgattcttgatttagtcccaaGTGGAGCACAGGACCTGGTCCACGAGCTGAATAGAGCTGggccgcttggtaatagtgactataATATAATTAAAGTTAACacccctgtggcagggaaaataccacagcagcccaacacagtAGCATTTACCTTCAGAAAGGGGATTACATAAagatgaggaagttagttaaacaaaacTTAAAAGTTCCAAtgtcaaaagtgaaatccctgcaagctgcatggaaacttcttAAGGACATCATATGAGagactcaacttaaatgtataccccaaattttaaaaaaacaacaacatagtacaagaaccaaaaaagtgccaatgtaacttgttgtgtatttggttgtcatgggttttgttactatggcaactgagttagactattaagggatagctcagccggtttcaaccggctgagtgagctctctgtatatctgtaaataaaatggaggttttggttagctgcctgctctctggcctcaagtgattgcttcctacaccggctgccccaaggatataacactggcgacgagggtgagactccggtgctgctccagtaacagaaggaagtagaagttaaggtaaagaacaaacaaagtaaaaaagctgcttgtttgcactgactgtgaaagtgaaactaaaaatcatggctactctgaccaggcccctggagccttttgatgagaatacagagcagtggcatgtgtatactgagcgttttgagctttttggtgttgcaaatgacattacagaagtgaagaaggtgccaatattcttaactgttgtaggggctaaaacctactctctgctacgcagcttactacaccctgttaagcctgagactaaatcttacagtgacattgtggaaatcctggggtctcatttctccccaaaaccactggtaattgctgaaagatataggttccacaaaagagaccaaaaggaagatgaaacagttgtacaatttgtagccattttaaaaaagctagcagaacactgtgaatttcaagagatgttaaatgatgccctgcgtgacaggttagtgtgtgccctctgcagtgaagctatacggaagcgcctactgacagaggctcagcttaccttacagaaggctgttgatattgctgtctccatggaactggctacaagggaggcacaatacatcggtgcatcccctagggtgcaaaaagtgtcacaagaactgacccacaaaacggttcagagtcaagaatgttaccgctgtggtaagctgggtcaccaggcatcagaatgctggtgtaaggacctggtgtgtcgacactgtggcaaaaagggacacattgagtatgcctgtaaacaaaagaaaaagaggcctgtggtctggccgacaaaaagaggaaccttgcataccctagagcagacccaggatgatcaaggtgacacctcctcacaagaggaagtgccactgcatgttttgtctttggcagcgggctcacatgaatactgggtaacccccttattggagggcaaacctatacgcatggaactagacaccggtgcagctgtctcgctggttcctgagactgtgtataaggaaaagctacagcatcttccgcttaaggcaacaaaaactgttctgaagacgtatacaggtgaagctgtgcccatgttgggcactattgatgttaaggtggagctcaatggacaggtggctaaattgccactgtttgtggtgagaggtgactacccagccttaatgggtaggtcttggcttgggaagattcagctgaactgggcagaagtgcaccggatgactaaagaagaaaccagtctaacccctatactaaggaaacatgctgctgtttttggagatgatttgggaagtatgaagggaatcactgtgacattgaacattaaacctggcagtccaccaaaatatctgaaagcccgaactgtgccatatgccatcaggccaaaagttgaagcagacctggagcgcctggtcaccaatggagtcctaataccagttacccatagctcatgggccactcctatcgttccaatagtgaagaaagatggctctctccggatttgcggtgattttaaagtcactgtcaacccagtgttgtgtgcagagcaatacccgcttccgcgcatcgatgacctcttcgcaggcctggctgggggacaaaagttcagtaagattgatctgagtcaagcatatttacagatgcacgtcgatgaaaagtcccaaaagctgttgactattgtgactcataaggggctttatcgatactgtcgcctaccgttcggaatcacatcggctcccgccctgttccagagggctatggaccagatcttgtgtggcttgtcaggagttcagtgctatctggatgatatcctggtcactggaagaaatgaagaggatcacttaaagaatttagaggctaccctacaaagactggaagagtatggcctacgagttcgcaaagacaagtgtgaattct
Proteins encoded:
- the LOC123362562 gene encoding olfactory receptor 52N2-like, yielding MSDSNITDFTNPSIFILLGIPGLEVAHVWISIPFCTMYAIAILGNCIILFIVKTEPSLHGPMYYFLCMLAITDLVLSTSILPKMLSIFWFNSREIDFSACLTQMYFIHCILGMESGILVAMALDRYVAICHPLRYSNILTNPFVAKIVLAVVLRGGTVVLPFPILASQRPYCTTNIIPKPYCVHMAMVKLACADTRISSYYDLFVQFCVNGLDMFFIALSYIQILRAIFSLPTKDARLKTFGTCISHLFVILAFYIRGLFFALMYQFSQNVPGHFYALIANVYLLLPPVLNPIIYGVRTKQIQDRLLRLFIHKGA